In Erigeron canadensis isolate Cc75 chromosome 1, C_canadensis_v1, whole genome shotgun sequence, a single window of DNA contains:
- the LOC122593528 gene encoding uncharacterized protein LOC122593528, giving the protein MDFSSSSSSFCVPPELNESSTGSTFEFFNQVYAELEDTGTSTDTRMYIDRDREEAHAILMRDYFVEDSKFDEPFFRHRFRMSKRLFLKIVGDIEANFSYFQEGYDARGKKSYTALQKCTSAIKQLSTGEPSDAYDEYLCMAARTSRESMEYFCDAVVNLYQNEFLRRPTSHDLALITQAHEKRHHIPRMLGSLDCTHIEWRMCPKHLKGQYTRGDHKVHTIMIECVASYDLWIWHSFFGPAGSNNDVNFLQQSSLFQNERNGSAPDSSFSVNGHEYKRGYYLTDGIYPRWAAFVKAYPHPVEQDEYGNLKDYKRLQERMLSEPLVFSRENGRSWIVPSGYGQRRRSKKSPLRVLYFTT; this is encoded by the coding sequence ATGGATTTctcttcctcatcttcttcattttgtgtTCCCCCGGAGTTAAACGAATCGTCTACAGGGAGTACTTTTGAGTTCTTTAACCAAGTGTACGCCGAGCTTGAAGATACTGGCACCTCTACCGACACTCGTATGTATATCGATCGAGACCGGGAAGAAGCTCACGCCATACTAATGCGTGACTACTTCGTTGAAGACTCAAAGTTTGACGAACCATTTTTTCGTCATCGTTTTCGCATGAGCAAgaggttgtttttgaagattgttggtgatattgaagCCAACTTTAGTTACTTTCAAGAGGGGTACGACGCACGGGGTAAAAAAAGTTACACCGCTCTTCAAAAGTGCACATCGGCGATCAAGCAACTATCTACGGGTGAACCTTCAGACGCGTATGACGAGTATTTATGTATGGCTGCTAGAACTTCACGCGAAAGCATGGAGTACTTTTGTGATGCGGTCGTCAATTTGTATCAAAATGAGTTCTTACGTAGGCCTACATCTCATGACTTGGCTCTCATCACACAAGCTCATGAAAAAAGACACCACATTCCAAGAATGCTTggtagtcttgattgtacacacatCGAATGGAGGATGTGCCCTAAACACTTAAAGGGGCAATACACGAGGGGTGATCACAAGGTACATACTATTATGATTGAGTGTGTTGCTTCTTATGACTTGTGGATCTGGCATTCGTTTTTCGGTCCCGCTGGATCGAACAACGATGTCAATTTTTTGCAGCAGTCGTCGTTATTTCAAAACGAGCGTAATGGATCCGCGCCAGACAGTTCATTTAGCGTAAATGGACATGAGTACAAGCGCGGTTACTACCTTACCGATGGAATCTATCCTAGGTGGGCTGCGTTTGTTAAAGCTTATCCTCATCCAGTGGAACAAGATGAATATGGAAATTTAAAAGACTACAAGaggctgcaagaaaggatgttgaGCGAGCCTTTGGTGTTCTCAAGGGAAAATGGAAGATCTTGGATCGTCCCCTCCGGCTATGGACAAAGAAGAAGATCAAAAAAGTCGCCGCTGCGTGTACTATACTTCACAACATGA
- the LOC122605052 gene encoding GATA transcription factor 26: MGKQGPCYHCGVTSTPLWRNGPPDKPVLCNACGSRWRTKGTLVNYTPLHLRSEPDEFEDRRVRAIYIKNKEARLLKRKDIYDNVVGGSSGLLLGSSGGGGLAPSHHHHSLFKGLDEDTSNRSSSGSAISNSDSCMQLGSADASDLTGPSQSSVVWDTMVPSRKRTCFNKPKQSSVEKLAKDLYTILHEQQSYFSGSSEEDLIFESDKPMVSVEIGHGSVLIRHPNPATREEESEASSLTVDTKNEAYSWCTSFPGYDAKQSGITSNRVTAKSQVLLDQDQYSRDNDENLPILESHNSPLCKIDLKDIINFEVFKSQMTNDEKQQLVKFLPSIDSVHLPDSLKSMFDSPQLKENLFSFQKLLAEGNFDLSAPEMKSEGCRTLKKLALGNMTKCKWVEQCNLLQDAKCKIDKGYVASGALNAVASSCPVNLQRSNQFHSFPGLKNTCKGPKGTFKKASYEHKEIVDNDANGFSPRSLFSLPTDNRSHMLDYLKYADESSDQDLLLDVPSNTSFPQAELLTTSCCVGQGSRNF; the protein is encoded by the exons ATGGGTAAACAGGGACCTTGCTATCATTGTGGTGTTACAA GCACCCCCCTTTGGAGAAACGGGCCTCCAGATAAGCCTGTATTGTGCAATGCATGCGGTTCGCGTTGGAGAACTAAAGGAACTCTTGTTAACTACACCCCCCTTCATCTTAGATCAGAACCAGATGAGTTTGAGGATCGTCGTGTGAGAGCaatatatattaagaacaaAGAGGCAAGATTACtaaaaagaaaagacatctaTGATAATGTTGTAGGTGGTAGCAGCGGTTTGCTGCTTGGAagcagtggtggtggtgggctTGCTCctagccaccaccaccacagtCTTTTTAAGGGGCTTGATGAAGATACAAGCAACAGGTCAAGTTCTGGCTCTGCAATCTCTAATTCTGATAGCTGTATGCAACTTGGCAGTGCAGATGCCAGTGATTTAACAG GCCCATCCCAGTCATCTGTGGTGTGGGATACAATGGTCCCTTCAAGAAAGAGAACATGCTTTAACAAACCAAAACAATCGTCGGTCGAGAAGCTTGCTAAAGATTTGTATACAATCCTACATGAACAACAATCTTATTTTTCGGGATCATCTGAGGAGGATTTAATATTTGAAAGTGACAAACCAATGGTTTCTGTTGAGATAGGACATGGGAGTGTGCTTATTCGTCATCCAAACCCAGCCACCCGGGAAGAGGAATCTGAAGCTAGTTCTCTTACTGTCGATACCAAAAACGAAGCTTATTCATGGTGCACTAGTTTTCCTGGATATGATGCTAAGCAAAGTGGAATCACTTCAAACCGGGTGACTGCAAAGTCCCAAGTGCTCTTGGATCAGGACCAATACAGTAG GGATAATGACGAAAATTTACCAATACTTGAGAGTCATAATTCACCATTATGCAAAATAGATCTTAAA GATATTATCAACTTTGAGGTGTTTAAGAGTCAAATGACAAATGATGAAAAGCAGCAGTTGGTTAAGTTTTTACCTTCTATCGATAGCGTTCATCTGCCAGATAG CCTCAAAAGCATGTTCGACAGTCCTCAACTCAAGGAGAACCTATTTTCCTTCCAAAAACTTCTTGCAGAAGGAAATTTTGATCTCTCTGCACCCGAAATGAAAAGTGAAGGCTGTAGAACATTAAAGAAGCTTGCTCTTGGTAATATGACAAAATGCAAGTGGGTGGAACAATGCAATCTGCTTCAG GATGCAAAGTGCAAAATAGATAAAGGTTATGTAGCTTCTGGAGCTCTTAATGCTGTAGCATCTAGCTGTCCGGTGAATTTACAAAGATCAAATCAGTTTCATTCTTTTCCAG GATTAAAGAACACATGCAAGGGTCCTAAGGGCACATTTAAGAAAGCAAGCTATGAACATAAGGAGATTGTTGATAATGATGCCAATGGATTCAGCCCAAGAAGCTTGTTTTCCTTGCCTACTGATAATCGGTCCCATATGCTTGATTATTTAAAATATGCAGATGAAAGTTCTGATCAGGATCTTTTGCTCGATGTGCCATCAAACACATCCTTCCCGCAGGCAGAACTTCTCACAACTTCATGTTGTGTTGGCCAAGGCAGTCGAAATTTCTAA